A stretch of DNA from Longimicrobium sp.:
GTCTACAACGTGGGGATGCTGGCCGGCGGGAAGATCTTCAACGCCATCCCCGAAAACGTGTCGTTCACCATGGACCTGCGCTCGGTGAACCCGGCGCTGCTGGACTCGCTGAACGCCGAGATCGAAGCCCGCGTGGCGCGCGCGGCCGAGGCGCACCGGGTGCGCTGGAGCAAGGAGGAGGTGCAGCGGCTGCGCGCGGGCGGCACCGCCGAGATGCTGCGGGAGCGCCGCGCCCACCCGATCGTGCAGACCGCGCTGGACGTGCACCGCTTCGTGGGCGTGGAGGCCAGCGCCGAAGCGTCGGGCTCCACCGACGCCAACGTGGCCGTCACCCGCGGCATCCCGGCCATCGCCGTGGGGCGCGGGCGCGGCGGCAACCAGCACACCCTCTCCGAGTGGGCCGACGTCCCCAGCACGCTCACGGCGACGAAGATGCTCCTGCTGCTGGCGGTGAGCCTGGCGGGGGTGGGGTAGGTCCGCAGGGGCGGCTGAAGCCGCGGCAACCACGGCAGAAAGCCTCGCAGGCTGCGCGAGGCTTCGACGGCGACGGCGAAAAGGCCGGGAGCGGCGGTCGCTCCCGGCCTTCTTTGTCACGGCGGGCGCCGTATCACGCGCCGGGCGGCGCGCGGTGGTACCCCGCGTCTCCGTACGGCCGCAGCTTCTCCAGCCAGAGCGCCTCCAGCGCGGCCAGGTCGTCCGCGTAGTCCTCCCCCACGCCCCTCGACGGCTCCAGCTCGTCCAGCACCTCGAAGGCGAAGCACGCCTCGCCCAGCTCGTTCCACTCGCGCTGCAGCTCGCGGTTGCGGTGGCTCCCCAGCCGCAGCTGGAAGCGGTGGCTGTTGAGCGCGCCCGGGAGGTTCTTCGCCGAGCCCACCAGCACCTTCCCGTTCGCCGTGTTGCGGATGGCGAACACACCCATCGGCGTGCCCTCCTCCCTGTACCGGCGCCGGATCTCGCTCCGGCTCGCCCGCTCGCTCATCGTTCCCCCGTTTCCCCGCCCGCGGCGAGCCAGTAGTCTCCGCCGCCGCCCTCGCGCTCCATGAAGCCGTAGCCCACCAGCTCGCGGCGCAGGCGGGCCGTGTCGTCGCTGAAGCGCGAGAGGATCTCGTTCAGCTGCTTCTCGGGGTAGCGCACGCCGGGCTCGAACGCGCGGGCGGCGTGGCGCAGCAGCACCAGCAGCTTCTTCTCCTGCACGGGGAACTGCCGGAAGCGCCCCTGCTCGTCGGTGAAGCTCTCCAGCACCTTGCGGTCGTAGCTGTCCAGGTCCACGTCACGCGCCAGCGCCTTCAGCTCCTCGCGGCTCAGCAGCCGGCGCGAGAGCCCCTGCAGCTCGTCCAGCCGCAGCGAGTAGACGCTGTAGTAGCCCTCCGCGCGCGCCTCGGTGAGCCCTGCCTTCGTGAGCCGCGACAGGTGGTGCGACACGGTCGAGGCGCCCACCCCCAGGTTTGCCGCCAGCTCCTCCACGGTGTGCGGCCGCTGCGCCAGCAGGCCCACGATCCGCAGCCGGTTCGCGTCCGCCAGCGCCTTGAAGAACTCGAGCAGGTGCTCGGTGATCTGCTGGGTCGTCATTTCTATCACCTCTGATTCAATTCGACACGTATCGATATAAAACGATAAATGTGGAATCGATTCTCGTCAATGGTGCAGTGGTCGTCGCGGTGGAGGCGATCGGGGATGACCTCAACGGAGGCCACAGAGGTTGCCACAGAGGTCGCAGAGGAAAGAAATCAGAGATGAAGTTCTCCGTGTCCTCTGTGTGATACCACCTTCCGAAACCGGCTGTGCATTCCCATGCCATACGTGGTCATCCTGAGGGAGCGTCCGCGTGGAATTCGCCCCCGCGCCAATGGTTGGACGCGACCGAAGGATCTACTCCGCGTGTCTGGTGGCCAGATGCAGTGTGCAGAAGCCGGCCTCGCTCTGGGGTGAGTAGATCCTTCGGTCGCCGCCAGGCATCGTTAGCAAGGCAGGTTCGGCGCAGCGGCTCCCTGAATAGAAACTACGGAGCCGGGGTCGCGCTCTTCAGGCGGCCTTCCGCAGTTCCACCTTGTAGCCGAGCCTCTCCAGACGCCGCTGCAGGCGTCGCGCTACGCGCTCTCCACCCTG
This window harbors:
- a CDS encoding GIY-YIG nuclease family protein — its product is MSERASRSEIRRRYREEGTPMGVFAIRNTANGKVLVGSAKNLPGALNSHRFQLRLGSHRNRELQREWNELGEACFAFEVLDELEPSRGVGEDYADDLAALEALWLEKLRPYGDAGYHRAPPGA
- a CDS encoding metalloregulator ArsR/SmtB family transcription factor, translated to MTTQQITEHLLEFFKALADANRLRIVGLLAQRPHTVEELAANLGVGASTVSHHLSRLTKAGLTEARAEGYYSVYSLRLDELQGLSRRLLSREELKALARDVDLDSYDRKVLESFTDEQGRFRQFPVQEKKLLVLLRHAARAFEPGVRYPEKQLNEILSRFSDDTARLRRELVGYGFMEREGGGGDYWLAAGGETGER